A portion of the bacterium genome contains these proteins:
- a CDS encoding metalloregulator ArsR/SmtB family transcription factor encodes MSTGKHDDPLKKVMDRDDTEAVLYELAETFRVLGDLSRVRILMALVGVELCVRDIALGLELTDSAVSHQLRILRNSRLVKFRKDGKNVLYSISDDHVPTIFREGLEHVEGL; translated from the coding sequence ATGAGTACGGGAAAACACGATGATCCATTAAAGAAGGTGATGGACAGGGACGATACCGAGGCGGTCCTTTACGAACTCGCCGAGACGTTCCGTGTCCTGGGGGACCTGTCGAGGGTTCGCATTCTCATGGCCCTGGTGGGGGTGGAGCTGTGCGTCCGGGACATCGCCCTGGGGCTCGAACTGACCGACTCGGCCGTTTCCCACCAGCTCCGCATCCTCCGCAACAGCCGCCTGGTGAAGTTCCGCAAGGACGGCAAGAACGTTCTTTATTCCATCAGCGACGATCACGTGCCCACCATTTTCCGTGAGGGGCTCGAACACGTAGAGGGTCTGTAA